ggtattgacacaagcttagtacaatcgtctaaggtatacttaaagattttcaggctatcaccatcaaacgttgacaccatccaagttgatgcttgtcaagggacgcataatagttgaagttaagcttacttaaattTCTAGTtaaccacacaaggcgcacttaccagcgacaagaggctagtggtatggattaaggattcaacacaaataaattcaacaaatctttcactcaatctaacatacatgaaaataaattctaatctaacttagaggaattgagaaccatgaatgcaaatacaacacttgaagagcaaaatcaccaacaattgaacaatgattaggattcaaatagctgtagcatataccaacaattctacaaaaactctcccttacaaatgagagacaaggaggcatatatagagtctcttacaaaatggatggcccagattgatctaagatcaacggccgagatcatgccaacaaaaccctagaattgccctaattagggttacataaaaaatggtgccaccaacatatggcccaatgaaaagatacctagtcatcaaatagggaatcttctagaagattcctccctgcatctctctctctcctaacatactccaagaatctagccaatactgaatctaactcctccatggaaatgctaggcaaggtatcttgctgtaaatcaatcacgtccagtgaatccgagcaagcattcaaagtgttctcccattctggcatgagcttctgcgactatgaacatgaatcaacaaagagaccaagtcatctatctgactcttcttcaaagagtccaactggcaaaaatacataaatttcatcttgtctcttaattcggctaattgtaaaccactagcatcactaacatcaacacccaataattcctcaatcgaggcaaggatcttcatctgaatgtcttgaattaacccttccatctccatacaactcgactgggcgttctcataagttgatttctttaCGGCtagtgaacaataccagccatggaaatcgtatctgtctccactgtgcacaatgttctcgctgaccaaggtggaattaggaatcttcttcaaagcctggaggtgtggaatagtcttgtcttggaTAGgctggaattcttcccaaactccttccaaatactggattctgaatacgagccctgttgtcctatcatatgcatggacaaactgagtgAGGAAACCATTTGCCTACTTTCTTgtgctctcaatccacttttccacctccgagtGTGTACTTCTCACCACCTCACAGtatgaatgtattccatggtcaactgcaataggggaaataagggtgggatttccATGCCTTGttcctgcaatatactctctgagtctaatattcTTTTCTCTGTACCTTTCTTTCTCCGCAACCTCTCTGCCTAACCTCGCATCGATTGCCTGGAGGTTTTTACCAATCTCCTGGAATTCTTTCtttctggatgtacgaccaagggcaactgaagtgatctggaaatccataggagtagcaatatctgctgtcacgcctgcaataggaacaacaatctgtgcaatccgcattcctgtctcatctctagctatgtgcgacaaaatctccgctctcttgagctccttctccttagcactcctagctaggtagtcatcaatatcatcaataggctgtacctctatcatttgtttacttttctccatacttctcatcagccatttaggaatagcggccatctccataccatcattgagacatatttctcgatcaagtcctctcaatgccgagataacatcatcattatcatcaagacTATTcttggtccaatcatatacctcatttcccaagctaacttccaaaaggacagtaggggattccgactgatcattattctcatcaggaggtgcagatgtcgctgtggcatggaactcctgaatattctctggtagtatcactgtgttggaacactgttgagtctccttgttcggttctgttacttcaatcacttcgattgatgagacactgggagggggtgaaggaatgataggcggaatgatagtcttatgtttcttcttcacctcctcaatcttcttccctctagccttgacttctcttgacgcgttcttccttctcttgggagcttgactctcttcgtttgcatgaatcctgacatcactgatagtcctctgatcatcctcggaagtagactcttccggcttcatcctttcataagtgaagggaacacccatgtcaactaatttgTTCATTTGTATGTCTACCCATATGCGGGAGAAATTCAaaacctctctcatcaatatattcaggtcaatctcCTCTGACTCTGACCAGttaggcaataagattgccttcttcatttcactctcatactgtggatgtgtatgatctctatcatctaatacttgatcaggaatgaggaaaagtccacacttcctcataaagtccactgacattctggaccacattcttctcttcactgcttgttcgtccatcaggttagcccaataatcttctatatcAATTttgtgagtgaacttctctcccctgatccttccgaccttcttgtttggatcaaatctttctctcttcttatacgtagcaaatcgatagaatgcaagctccttaCTCGCAGTGCTGGCGGCTATGGCGGACTGGCAAATCTCTGATgttttcccaactgaaatagggaatgtcattcctgtcctgtgcttctctctctggataacatcaaactctagaagctgtcttaccacttccaacaatatcattttgtcggttggatacctaggaagtctgtagggtttagattgaaacccatgaatcctaaggtatgtgaaagtgggaaactgtatataccacgatccatacttttctattaactctgttgcctccttggacaatcttccgTGGATTCTaccttgcagcatccgtgtgatgtacatagtgaatgcatcattcacgctcttatagtcttcaattctatacatgcttaGCTGGGGGcatagaaacgggactcgcccagaCTCGCCTGGACTCGACGAGTCCGAGTACGAGTCATGCTTGGCGAGTCCTAGGGACTCGGATTCGGACTCGTCCGAGTTTGGCGAGTAAAATCGCCAGACTTGCCGAGTTCGCGAGTTcggctcaaactcgccaaactcagCGAGTCCCGAGCCCCAAACTCGGCCGGCGTGGGCCAAaagtaaaacacaaaaaaaaaattactttgcaATGTTTTTTTAATTccgtttttttttgttaattatcttttatccctaaaagtgactttcatttcattcacttgcaaaaaaaggagtaaagtgagttgggaagaaaaacaagggtgcatagaagaaaaaccagcgaggaggaagctcaagttttcttcaatttgtcacattggagctacattgtgtttggatttggtgcatcaagagttggataggaagactttgtagctcatttcaagcttgttgtaagaggtaagattgtttttttgaagattagtttgtttcttgtatgcaaaaattccattttctattcatttattttgaaagttttacattttctttcaaaatattttgtatgtttgtatgtagcatgtagtatgtagttgtagtgttgtactatgtagggtttgtaaatttcctttttttaaaagtagggtttgacaaaccctactttagttcttttgaatgtatgtaatatgtattaattttattttgtatttgtaatgttttattgcagcaaacttcactttagtatttgcctcaacttcaagtttcacaaaactatcctaaaatgtctacttcagcttctagaccccccattagaaaggaccctacttggaaatatcatgaggattttctagggcaaggaaaggggcaaacaaaatgtatgttttggaaaacaatattccatggaggtatatataggctgaaataccatattgctggtgtgtgTGGAaatgatgccgaaccatgcctaaaagcagtccTTGAGGCCGTACatgaatgttatgtaatggttgaggaaattgaaaggaaaaagaaacaaaaggaggattgagtggccattgggagagagacatttttaggaagagggacatagttaggttgtgttggaggcccttcttccttacctccatatcgtcccattcagtttgctactgctggtgTTTCCGCTTCTacttctgcttctataagtggcagtgccaccgccacttctcatgctcctagcactagtagttgtagtgggagtgttagcactggacctaggattcgtaaatctaggttggattccttctttgtgcctcgcactactcctgggtcccaatcgtcgcttgagggcatgggttggaacaaggaagtccatgatgctgctaaaatggcagttggtaGGTTTTGGAGCTACAATTGTATTCCATTCTTTCTAGCCAGGTGAATGctttactaacttttatgtttgataactttgattgttttaatttttatacttaacttatctcattgaatttttatacttaacttatctcattgagtttctttgcgacaggtctccttattggcaagaaatggttgatgctattaccatatgcggggcggggttcaaagcccctagtgagagtgatttgaggggacccattttgtctcaaatggtggatgatgtgaagaaggatttagatgaacaacgccagatatggagcactaaaggttgcaccatcatgactgatggttggacggataggagaaatagaactctccttaattttcttgtttcttccgcaggtgattgattaattttagtttcatatagtctttaattttttattttttatttaatggtttattgaatgatcattgacctaacttaatttttttatttcagggggcaccgttttcatcaagtccattcatgcctccgcccattgcaagaatgccacctacctatgtgagcagatagaggaggtgattgaagatgtgggtgaggagaacatGGTATAGGTGGTGACCAACAATGcggcaaattatgttgctgcgggtaaacttttgattacaaactaattttgtttgcaaattaattactatcttgtagtttgtacctccattaattacaatttacaatgcaacaaattatgttgctgcaggtagactattgatggagaggcacccatctatagtttggactccatgtgctgctcattgcattgacctcatgttggaggatattggaaaaataccatgggtcaagagatgtgtagaaagggcaaaaaatgtctgcaaatttgtatataatcattcatgggtgttggctcttatgagacaatacacaaagcagaaggagttagctcgtccaggaatcacaagatttgccacaaaattccttacattgcagtccatgcttaggtctaagtctgccttgagacgtatgattgttggtgaggagtggtctcctcatcctatgctaccacccctgcagggaaagatatgacagactgcatttttgatgagcaagacttttgggtcccttgtgatgagatagtgaaggtaattttttaataaattctacaatttaacttcatgttttataacttattatatgtattctcttatttgctcatttttctaaattacacaatattttcaattttgcagtttgttaagcccttggtggttttgttgcgagttgtggatggagataagcccgcaatgggctatatatatgagggcatggatagggcgaaggaggccaacagattcgtctatggaggagatgagagcaagtatggtcccatttgggagatcattgataggagatggcatcatcagcttcataggcccatccatgcggcaacctattatctgaatccggcattctgttttatcccttctttcaaggctgatgtggaggtccaTAATGGGCTATacgcaatcatggagaagatgggacctgccGGTATttctcagatagacctttttcgagagctacaATTGTTCTCAggtgcacaaggggagaccttttctcgtcctgtcgccaaagacggtaggacaactatgatggcaggtaaaaataaattgtaaggcttaattttagttttattcaatactatattgtaacttgttaaatgagttcatgagtgagactgattttatttatttttctcatttcaaactcagatcattggtggagcttttttggcccagagacaccaaatattcagaagttggccattcgcatcttgagccaaccatgtagcgcatcaggttgtgagcgcaattggagtatgtttgagcacatacactccaagaggcgcaatagattatctgtggagaagatgaatgatctcgtctttgttcactacaacctccgcttgagaatgagaaagaatgcattagttgacatctctcctatcattctagatgaggttgatcttgaagcagagtgggccaatgagaatcagacagctcctgggactcctacagctgtctttagtgatgatgacattgattggatcgaccaggtagatatagaggttgaggctgtagccatggcagaggaggagcaaagagcacgagcagagacaggaaatactgagactcagagtgacacaactgttcctgatgttggtgagcatggcatggtgtcacggggagcgactatggctgctgaatcatccaggacctactttaaacgccttcgcagggggccagggcgagagggtgcacgACCCTCAGAGCCATAGGtttgtacacttgtagttgtattttgtatttactatttacctttggtatttgtatgaaacatttgatgatcatatgatgacatggattttttattccatgagttttgtaatattgtatacatttgacaaaatttatatatctatgtttgttattttcttcagctacaatttgtgtttatgcttatgtgattgatgtatacttgtgtatgtaatcaaatgagccgagtttgatgatgtttttgtgtctttaaggtgtattcaataaagggtgtctgaagcaagttttaaatctttaaaaatctctaaatttcttgagtttttcactttctcgagtccagccgagtctgacgCCAAGTCTCAAGttcgagtccgagtcggccttgccgagtccgagccgagtccgagtcccgtttctttgaatTACCAGCAATCACACGACCAACTGAATTTATCCACATGTAGTGATCCTACAtatatgaaccttggagtcttcttgaatgatccttaagctaatcttgagcatccgagagattttgttcaagagaggataagataccttggtattttattttgtgttcgcatgtgcctaaaaaacacatcaacagtactATCAACAAGTTATATTTGGAATTGCTCTTCATTTCCCACTAAAAAAGTGGTAGAGGCCAACCTGTCGCCTATATCTTTATTTTGTATTGCTGTCCTCCCGCTACATAAGCGGTAGAGTAGGTTGTTTATTTCATTTCCAGTCCTCtagctgcataagcggttgagtgattgttTGCTTCAGTTTCTTGGTTGTTCTTGGCTGGTTTATTGCCAAGTTGTTATCTGCATTTCTATcgcccgctggataagcggaaggggctggcttgccgcccaagcattgtaatatttctagttgtttgaagctaacgatcccctcaacaccgtatgctctcaccttcccatattgggcccttggtgatcagaaagtggaagaaATACAATTCCAGCATTATTGTATTTTcatttcctaaccttaacgggttcttgttgtgttgtaactagaaaaaaattgaaaaaattaaggggaatatttcACATTTTCAGTCAGGTTTGGGCCAAATCGTCTCATGTGAAGGAGCTGCGCCATGTTTTTTGATTGATCCCAGCCATTGGAGTTGTGTTTTCAGAGGTGTTCTCAGACTTCAAGAGAGAAGTTCAGAACTGGGACGTTATAAAGGACACCAAGATTCCACATTTTCCAGCCTTAAAAGGGGCATATTCAGACATTATACTCAGAAATCAGACTAGAGATAACATATTAGCATCCAAAATCAGTCATTTTCTGAGCATTGGCAAGTGTATTCAGACCTGGAAATGTGTTCCAAACAGCGAAatccttcattttctgagtttattGGGGTGTCTTCAGACTTTACCAATTTTGATCAGACTTGTATTGGGTCTGAAAACCAGGTTTTCGGAGGACAAATTTTCCAGATTTTGATCAAATCTCTTGTATTTTCCAGAATTTGTGTTACCTAATGTTGAATTTCTGATTTTCATGAGCTTACAGGTCTGAAAACTATTTGAAATCAGAACCTTAATTAATTTTGGAAAATTATTTGCGAGGACGAAGTGAGGAACATTGAAGTGTCTTGATGGGGTTTGAATTTCCACTCCATCAAATGGTGATCAAATCAAacaaaattttcaaggacaatgagtcCTGATGAGGGTTGGATTTCCACTTGAGGGCAGAATTACAAAGGGACAAATCGATTCAAATGAAGATCAATAACAAAGTAGTACCTataggcatcaaatttccaccaagtgaatGGACAAAGATAATGCAGATGTTTTAAGAACTGATCTGTCCTTATAATGATCGATTTCCCACCAAAGTTGAAATAAAGTTTATCCCTTAGGTGTTTGATTCAACTATTGTTTGTTTTATAGGTCCTCTACAAGGAAGGGAAGCACGATGATCAACATTTCAAGGATGGGGAGAGGACTTCAAGACAAGGATTTCCGAAGGCAAAGATGTGGACTAGATCAAACATGAAGAAGACTTCACTTTGTtggtgaacaaatgaaggaaagcaagttcaagacaTGAGTGCTGGGGATTTCACATTATGAAGGAGTAACTACATCAAGGAATCTCAAAGTCCGAGAACGTTAAGGAGGAAATAGTTCAAGGAACTCCCTAACATATGCATGA
This genomic stretch from Cryptomeria japonica chromosome 8, Sugi_1.0, whole genome shotgun sequence harbors:
- the LOC131079630 gene encoding uncharacterized protein LOC131079630, which codes for MTDCIFDEQDFWVPCDEIVKFVKPLVVLLRVVDGDKPAMGYIYEGMDRAKEANRFVYGGDESKYGPIWEIIDRRWHHQLHRPIHAATYYLNPAFCFIPSFKADVEVHNGLYAIMEKMGPAGISQIDLFRELQLFSGAQGETFSRPVAKDGRTTMMADHWWSFFGPETPNIQKLAIRILSQPCSASGCERNWSMFEHIHSKRRNRLSVEKMNDLVFVHYNLRLRMRKNALVDISPIILDEVDLEAEWANENQTAPGTPTAVFSDDDIDWIDQVDIEVEAVAMAEEEQRARAETGNTETQSDTTVPDVGEHGMVSRGATMAAESSRTYFKRLRRGPGREGARPSEP